The Papio anubis isolate 15944 chromosome 10, Panubis1.0, whole genome shotgun sequence genome includes the window cctctggcttctcagcctccctccctgtccccaaCACCACAGTAAGTCTTGCGCATTCTACCACTTAAACACTGGGCTGAGCTTGTCCCTACCTCCATCTGCCTCATTCACACCCTCTTCGGCTGTCCTGTTCTCCCTGCTGCCATTTTTCTACCCTCTCATCCCTAAATGCCGCCACCCTACAGAGCAAGTCAGAGCCTCTCACTCCCCACTGTAAAGCCCTCACGTGGCTCCACATCGCCTAGGGCTGTGACTTTAAAACAGGACCGAGAGGCCTGGGTTTAGTGGAAGTGCTTCAGGAGTGGGGTGCACAGAGCCACCCTCTTACCGTGATTCCAGATGGTTTCATGATGTGGTCCCTGCCCACTGTCTCCCCTCTCTCTGGCACTGCACGCTCAACCATGTTAAACGACATGAGCCAGTGGGCATCCCCCCAACCCAGGACTCTGCTCCTGCCGGGCCTTCATCCCCGCCTACCTGGCAAAAACCAATGTGTCCCCCAGCATTGAGCCACAGAGTCGACTCCTCAGCTGCACCTTTGCTGAGCCCCCTCAAAGCCCTGAGGGCCCATCCGTTGGTGTGTCTTCGGCTTTCTATGACACCTGGTGTTTGCAATCAGCCTCTCTGCCATGTTATTACCTCCACAGGCACAAGGGCTGCCTCTGACCACCTCTGTACCCCCTAAGCTTTCAGAAAGAGGACATGAGGCCCTGACGTGCGGGAGCTGGCCTACCACTCCGAGCTAGGCTGTGGTGCTTTCTTGCTGACCATAAACCATCTCAGAACATCAGCTCACATCAGACAAGGTCACTCTGTGAACACAACAGAGACCAAAAAAATCCCAAGACGACTGTATAATCctgtataattaaaaagaagaacgAGGCCACTACACAAAGCACATAAATGCCAGACATCCCCCTTTTCCACTATGACAAGAATGACGGCTGCTCCAGTCTTCCCTCATTCCAGTTCAGTTTAAGAAGCCCAGTCGGAAAATTACCCTCGTTTCCAAGGCACAGCAAAGCCCACTTTCTTTCCCCAAATCCCCGAACGCTAGGTCAAATCCCACACGAGGTGAGTCCCCCCGCACTATGGAAACGCACCGCGGGCCCCCACCGAGTGCTGCCGCCATCGAAGAGCAGCAAACGTAACTCCTTTAACCACGAGTGTGTTCCCAGGGGCCGTGGGGGCACCCAGCAGGCACTCAACCCTCAGGCTGCGCCTCCTGGTCCCCCGGGCTAGGGCACACACTTCCCGCCGCGGTCGGTGGCCGCCTTTCACCAGAAGCTCGGAGAAGCCGGGATTTGCTCTCCGCGGGGCAGGGAGCCTGGGAGCCTGGGAACCGCGCCCATCGCCCACCCGCCCCGCCTCCCCTCCCCGGGACCCGCGCACCAGGACACCGCCCTTCCGCTCCCCCTTCCCCGCTCCCCACGCTCGGAGACTCCCGCCGGGCCCGTGCCACCTCGTCCAGGTCCACGTAAGGCCCGGCGCCCTCGGGGAACATCTCGTCCACCGCCGGCTTCATCTCGGGCCCGCGGCGCTCTAGGCCCACTTCCGGCCGCAGGGCCGCTTCCGGCGCGCGCCACATGGCAGCTCTAGACGCCGGAGGACCGCGCCTCTGTGGTGCCCGCCTGCCCGCCCGCGGTCAGCGGTCTCGCATCCGGGGTGCTCGGGGCCGCTCGTGCGTCCGCGGCCACCGGCGTCTGTCTTTGCGCTGGCGAGGGCGGGCGTCTGCAACGCCTCTGAGGGGCGGCCGGGCGGCCACGGAGAGAAAAGGCCGCCAGCAATGGGAGCAGTGCCTGCCGAGCACGCCTCCGACAAGGGGCCAGATCCAGAATAAAGAGGGAGCCTCAGACTCAGCCGCAGGGACGGCCGGGTTCACAGGAGCCCAGGGCCTGACCTTCAGACGTTTGTCTGGAGAAGACACACTCGCGGCCAGTGAGCAGATGAAAAGGTGCAAGCAAACCAGGGCCCCGCCGAGGGGCCGCTGCACCCCTGGGACGCCCAGAGTCAAAAAACAGCAAAACGGGTGGAAGGGTGGGGAGTGAGACGCGGCAGCCGGGGCGGGAGACGGGGAGGCAGGTCCCAGAAAATCAAACACGGACGCCCACGTGGCCCAGCACTCCCCTTCCGGGCACAAGCCCAGAGGACGGAAAGCGGAGGCTCCAAGGGACGTCTGTACCCcacgttcacagcagcattatttataataaatgaaaaaggggaGCGTCCCCCACTGTCCCTGCCCATTGATGGATACGTGCATAAGCAAATGTGGTCCGTGCACACTGTGGAACATtactcagcctttaaaaggaagggaATGCCGACACCTGCTGCCACGCGCATGAACGTTGAGGACGCTCTGCCGAGGGAGACGAGCCAGTCCTAATGCAAACACCGCGTGATTCCTCTCAGCC containing:
- the COPS9 gene encoding COP9 signalosome complex subunit 9 encodes the protein MWRAPEAALRPEVGLERRGPEMKPAVDEMFPEGAGPYVDLDEAGGSTGLLMDLAANEKAVHADFFNDFEDLFDDDDIQ